The stretch of DNA CGGCTGAGAGTTGTTCAGGTTGTAgtgccctgtgtttgtgtgcaggtgGCACTGTTGAGATCAGGGCAGTGTGTAATACTTGTGATAGGCTGAATATGGCATAGTCATGGAGcagctgtagtgtgtgtgtgtgtgtgtagagtgtagagtaGGTAATGAGTGTTTGTTGCTGCTCTTCTCAGCACGGAGCTGTAATTCCAGCCTCAGACTAAACCCAAAACACACTCCAGCTCCCTCTCTTCCTGCTCTTCATCCTCTCTTTGATCCAGAGCTACTgtaacacgcacacacacacacacgcacagagagggagggagggagagagagagagagagagagagagacagacagacagacaccccTGAATGGGGCGGGGCTCTGGGGTCAGGTAAAGGGAAGGAGATCAGCTCACCTGTAGCACTCTGACATCtctcaggtgtgtgtggagCTCGCATGGGTGTGTCTGGATCtttctcaggtgtgtgtgtgtgggtgggtctCTTTCAGGTATGTGTGGTTCTCTCAGTGCGTATGTGAATATGGTGAGTAAATAATGGTAATCCATTATTTTTCTGTGGGACCTTCTGCGGACTCCAGCAGATTCTTCATCACCTGAACAGGTAAGATACATCACCTGTACATGGCTCAGGTTAAATAACACTTTTATTATTTGGTGTAAgggaccctaaattggataagcggttacagataatggaatgGTTTGTTAAATATAACAAACCCAATGATGGAGAGAGTATGGGTTCCAGAGTCAGAGCAGTGGACCATAGTTTGGAGACAGTGATGGTATTTAAtaaaagagagaacagagagagagagagagagagagagagagagagatctaaaTTATGGATATTTAAGAgattagtggtgtgtgtgtgtgtgtgagtgggggtGTTCTGACAGCTCCTGGGGGTGACCGCTGTGTGAGAGAGCATCTGTAGAGAACTGACAAGATCTCAAGTACAGTCTCCACCTTGAAATGTTTCTGTGAGGATTAGAGGAAGATGAAGGAGTGGATCTGTCtgatctgtctctgtgtgtgtgtgtgtgtgtgtgtgtgtgtgtgtgtgtgtctgtgtgtgtgttttctccatcACAGTGTCTGATGGAGGAGATGAAAGCAAGAGACTGATTCCTTCAGCAGAGTCTCACACTTGAAGAGACAGTGAggaagatgaggatgaggatgaagatgaaCCTGGAGTGACTGAACCCTGTTATCCACACAGTTCTGTCCAGCTGCTCCTGAGAGTCCCGTACAGACACAACTACGGAACTTGACCACTgagaattttaaaataattggtggaattcccctttcaactgaatttcaaaataaatgtacCTGTGCTCTGAGTAACAATTTTTTCCCAGCAGGAGGGCGTTCTGTACAGGTTTAGTAGGGGGGGTTCACAGATGTAGGAGAGTGATTTGCGCAGGTGTAGAAGTGTGTGTTATCCAAGTGTAGCAGGGTGTTCCGTGCAGGCATAGGAGGGTGAGTTGTCTAGGTATAGGAGGCTGTTCAGCATAGGGGTATGAGGTTTCCTGCGCAGGTGTAGCAGGGTATTTGGTGCAGGTGTAGGTGGGTGTTCAGTGCAGGTGTCGGAGGGTGTTTGGCACAGGTGTAAGAGGGTGCATTCAATGATGAGCTCAAGGTTATCTCCTGGTTTCTGCCCCCTGTCTCAGACAGCTGTGTGCTCAGTGTCGCCCCCAAGTGTTGGGGGTGAAACTGGGCTGCAGCTGCGCTCCGTGCCGCTATTGCTGTATCCGGGACGTGTCCCAGGCGGACTCTATGCTCGGCCGTACCTTCCATACCTGGGCCCAGTTTATGAGTGTCCCTTTGAACCTGCCTTCATCCAGAAGCGTAATGAGCGTGAGCGGCAGCGTGTAAGGTGTGTGAACCAGGGCTATGCTACACTGCGTAACCACCTTCCAGCTGGCCATGCCCACAAACGAATGAGCAAAGTGGAGACACTGCGCGCCGCCATCCGCTACATCAAACACCTGCAGAGGCTGGTGGAGCAGTGGGAGGAGGGGCGTGGCCACAGCAGGTCAGAGGTCACAGGGGGCAGTGATGGAGAGACTGcacccataagctccgcccaTGAGCTCCACAGTGACAACACTGGGAGCTAAATATGGACATGGTCCTGACTAACTTCAGATGTTTCCACACCGGAATAAAATCACAACCTGTACAATGAACACTTGAACATGTGAGACTCAGGTCACACAAGGACTGTGTGGAAAACACTGCCTCAGCCAGGTAGCACACCTGAGGCTCAGTCCTTCAGGTAATACCTGTGCTGACACAACCAAGGAAAATAAGTGAGAAGGAAAACATGGACCAGCTGTGGCTCTCTCATATAGGATCTGGATCAATGGGATGTGTCCCACTCATTGTGAACGGATGAGACTAAACTCCACACTGGATTGCTTCACTCCGGATCTTTATCCTGAAGGATGGAGCTCCTCAGAAATCCTGGATTCTGATCTCTGTTTGTATCCGATCCCTCCAGGCAGGTCTGATGTTGCAGTCTGGGCAGCAGAAAGACATGGAACTATATTTTTTCCAGCTGGATTTCCACAGATGGAGGTGGATTCAGATCCACTTCAGAACTGATATTTACCTATAACCCACCTTTTGCCTGTTCTGTAAATaataatctctctctgtgtggacTGAGGAGAACTGTTTGACTTGAATCATGTTCATGCTTATATGTATACTGACCTTCACATTCCAGACACAGCACACTGTAAAACTAACTAATAGCTTTATAATAAACATCTTCAaattttaaaatacacaataagGGCACTGTGCATGTTTCAGTCTTCAGTTTCCTGGACATAGGGGATAAAGGGCTTTAAAGGCTTTTACGGCTAGGGTAAGTGATTTTGTAGAAATTAGTGAGTGTGGGTGGGGTTGGAAAGGAATCATTCTTTCAGCCCTCCTTCCAAAGCCACTCCCCCAATTTACACAGTAATGTATACACAGAGATTAGCACACACACGGAGAGTGCTGCAAAGAGAATAATCTTTGTCATACCTATAAACAGATTTTATGCTGTCTATTACTTTTTTTAACTACCCCAAACTCACAAGCACACTCTCaaagtatatatatgtgtgtgtatgtatgtatgtatgtgtgtgtgtagccgcGCATGAGCAAACGAATGCACATGCAGGTCCGGTAAGTGGagcatttatatggatacaccttaataaaatgggaatgtttggtgatattaacttcctgtttgtggcacataaTATATGtgagggggaaacttttcaagatgggtggtgtccatggtggccatttttgAAGTGGCCATCTTGGacccaacttttgttttttcaatgggaagagggtcatgtgacacatcaaacttattaggaatttcataagaaaaacaatggtgtggttttaacttaactttattctttcatgagttatttaaaaGTTTTTGACCACTTATAAagtgtgttcaaagtgctgcccattgtgttggattgtcaatgcaaccctcttctcccactcttcacacactgatagaaaataaatatctagttccctgcaatgccctgttcctttatcaagtgtagattacttggttgataaaatgttaaggtgcttggttttagaaatgttcaaaaacttgtAAACGAGTTGCTTTAATATCATTGCaacacagtgcttcagttttgtggATTTGTATGAATAGAAAATAATAGGCTTTCCATGATGATAAATACACTGTCAGCAAatgacaagataaactatttttatagtttattattatttgttaataTTGTAAACAAACATATTAATATGAAGCtgagcttctccagaccttccaagggtatgtattttgggcttttctgtttttgaaatgccagaaacacctctgtgacaatggctataagGCTAATGGTGGTCTGGCTTATCTAGGCTTgcttagtttctctttgctcttgctTCTGATAAAACAAACACCACTTGAATGCAATAGCAATTAGCGCTGTGCTTCAGTTGTTAGTCTGCTGTCTGTAGTGATTCAGGCCTCATTTTGTGGGGTGTTGTTCACAGTCATTATTAGCCATTAGCATGTGGCTAATGGTTTGGTTTAGCTGCTGCTTTAACAGAATCCTATTTTCAACATACAGCACTGGAAGGAAAGTTAGAGTctgttctaaaataaataacttaggTAAAAGGGAACGTGTGAAGCAGAGGTATGAATGTTTAAATTACAAGTATTATTGAAGCTTTTATGAAATCAATTTGGCTTATGAAGGCTGTAAAATAAAGTGTaccaaaaaggaaaaaagatttttatatattctgtgtctttttctgttttatagaaaattttgtttaaagattttcagtgtgagagaatgatgaaggttattttatttttatacaaaccgaattccaaaaaagttgggacactaaacaaattgtgaataaaaactgaatgcaatggtGTGGAGAttatctaatattatattcaaaatagaacacaaatcacagatcaaaagaaCCGAGAGAATGTATCTTTCTGAATAtataaactgagagaatgtataattttaaggggaaaatatgttgtttcaaaatttcatggcgtcaacaaatcccaaaaaagttgggacaaggccattttttaccactgtgtggcatcacctcttcttcttacaacactcaacaggcgtctggggacagaggagaccagtttctcaagtttagaaataggaatgctctttctcctacgtagccatgatgttgtgattgctgcagaatgtggtctggcattatcttgttgatgtcagggtggtgtgatgagtagattcagggaggcggacacactcgctacaacacagagatTTATTATAGCAAATAGACAAACGAACTTTGACGAGAAACACGAATTAGAAACATAGGCAAAGAGCACGAACGAGAACGAGAACGAGAAACGAGAAACGAACgctaataacaataacaataaacgAACTAGAGGTTAAACACGAATTTAACATGacaggaaacagggcaagctaaaCAATCCTACACGAGAAACACAATACaatgaaacaaatgaacaaaatgaccgataccaggaagtgagggaagagggcttaaatacatgaacttaaaaagagacacctgacacagataacgaaggacaattacagagaggtggaacaagaggtggagctagagtgaacataaacaaagccatgtgcggagatagaaaaacaacgaacagagccacatagaaaggggaaaacaaaccagaaagtgtcaaggtgtgacagacgcccccccccccaagacgcgcaactcccggagcgcgaaaaatgagactctccaggagctggcgcaggagggggccagaagaacaAGAAACAGGAAACCAAAAGATTCAAGATGGAACAGGAAATAGAAATGGTGATACGGGACGGGACTTAAACGGACACTTGACTGAACTAGAGAGGAGAGACGGAGAACGAGAGAAGACAGGGTGCTGGAACTTAGGTTTGAAACTGAACGGGGACTGAGACAGAACAGGAGCAGATAAACGTGACTGGACTTGGGACAAGACGGGAGCAGAAACAGGGTACTGACATttagactggacagaggactgaagaggactaacagggaactggacatgagactggacagatgGTTTAATAGGGTACTGGAAAGAGTTAGGGAACTGGACTTGAGGAaagggaacagggaccatgacATTAACAGGAACTGAGACGaacacggtgacagggaccggaacagaaacaaaaacagacaaaggcaca from Hoplias malabaricus isolate fHopMal1 chromosome 5, fHopMal1.hap1, whole genome shotgun sequence encodes:
- the LOC136697298 gene encoding achaete-scute homolog 5-like, yielding MSSRLSPGFCPLSQTAVCSVSPPSVGGETGLQLRSVPLLLYPGRVPGGLYARPYLPYLGPVYECPFEPAFIQKRNERERQRVRCVNQGYATLRNHLPAGHAHKRMSKVETLRAAIRYIKHLQRLVEQWEEGRGHSRSEVTGGSDGETAPISSAHELHSDNTGS